CTTTGACACCTAGTGTCAACAAATCCTAGTGTCAAAATAATGAATGGACAAGATTTAGGGTCAATTATGATTCAAAATCTAATTGTTacggagggggatggaaccacttgatgccagaactcgcccccgaaccggactaaatcggtggtataaagccaaaaaaaaaaaaataataaattctattttaaaatGCAATAAGTATTTGGGATGATAAAATAGTCAAACCGCAGGACTTTTTTTTTGAGACGGATGAAAGTTTTAAAACCCCACCCTCTAATATGTCCGTCTTCTAAAATGTCCGTCTGTTTTTGGCAGATTTTTGAGGATGCAAACATTAACAAGAATGTTTGCAACTTGGCTCACATGTTCGCTCTTCTCCGCCCTCATTTTTTCACAGGACAGACTAAAGTTTTTGACCCACACCCTCAACTATATCCGCTCTGCCTGCTCCGATTTTTCTAAACTGGGCGGCATGCCGTTCATATATAACTTCCGTATGTCTTCTATAATATGGAAGGAAAACTGAAAGAGGTAATAAACGTGATACATTTAAGTTTCTGAATGATATACATAAGCATTGGATCAatcgaaagaagaagaaaaagaatgttAAGCATAGGATTCAATGAAAACTGACTATCTTTTGAATAAACTTTTTGGGTCTGCTATATCCATTAAGCAATGGACTCTGTAATACTGCAATGCAAGAATACAATCTCAACAATGCTTTAAAAAATGGTCAAAAATCTATAATGATGATACACAAATAAGCACTTACAAGTAAGTTACTTGGCCTTGTTAAGAAATTTAGTTGTTCTAAACTTGGCATCATCCCTGATAAAACTCCACCAAATGTAAGTTAGAGGAATGGTTGTGGCATGCCAAATAGCGTGTGCGTCGAGAAGTCCTTCATAAGGAGGGAAATCATATATTTCTAGGAGCATTGCGAAGCCACCTGCAATAACAACCAGCCATAGCTTCCAACGAGAAGGATGATTACTGAAACCTGCCCAAACTGCCCATATTGTGAGCTGTGTCACGGCCATTGCTACACAAACTATCATATTCCATCCTGTAAAATTTGATTGAGATTGAGAATGCCGTCAAAATCATTACATAAGGAGAAAATAAGAGGTTATTAAGCACAGACACCAACACACACGACACGAACACGGATACTCTGAAACCGATAATGTGAAAAACATAGGACACCGACGTCGTTACATATCTGATAATATTCGAGTTTCATTTGTCCATCTATTATTAAAAGAATTAGAAACATTCTAATAAAAATTATTGTCTTTAATTCTTCATTGATAATATTGTTTCaatacatatttaacccttttagaTGTGTGTGAGATTTATCCAAGTAATGTATAAGGTGCGTTGAAACAAAGAAAAGCAATTTCTTTTTAAAACATTGGTTTGAATTATCCGACACATGTTGTATGAGTACCATACATGTAACAGACACcgatttaaagaagaaaaaagaacccATTTTTTGGACACTTTTCTAACTTTTCCAACACCTGTCTGACTTTTTCGATACATGTCGTACGTGTTGGACATCACAACATGCGCGACATGCATTCTTCTAGAGTGTTTGTGCTTCATaggaaataaatagataaatggcAAAATGATATGTTAAAAGTCTTGTTAAATAATCTTGTAGCAGAAGCACAAACCACATGAGTTAATGGCATGGATAACTAACAGAAAGTTTAAGGAAAGTTTTACTCAAAGATTTCATTGATCCTAATTCAAATCTCAGCCTCACCAATAACAATATAAagatttcataaaattaaaacaatataaaGATTATATGACGGGACATACCATAATCTAGTTTGTAGAAGTTGATGTACATTACATGGGTGACCACAAAAGCAATCAACGGAGCAGAAACCATAACTCTAGTAGCCTCATCCCTAACATTGAAGGATCGCAAGATCGATAAAATGAGGGAGTATCCAAGGAGAACCACTGCAGATGAGTAGTCTAGTTTCTCTGTTAGATCAACATCTCTGCAGGACAATACGCAAAAGAAACATTGAAATTCTAAGTTTAAAATATTGCCATTTTCAACAGATAATGACATCTATTTCATTTGTTTTTCACGGTTCAGATTTGATTTTAAGAGAAGAGGTAATTTCTTGAACACACTAGGAGCATAAGTAACTTACCTACTGTGGAAAACAGCACTCCAGAACCAAGAGTTGATGGATAAGACCGCGTAGAAATGCCACAAACCAGCATACTCATAATACGCCTTCTTCCCGTCTTTTAGAGGGAGCTTATAgtacaaaagaatgaaaaaagagaTCCAACCATAAAAATGCATTGCAAGATTGAGAGCTGAGAAAGCCACGGAAGCAGGCTCCTAAATAAAAGGATGCAACATATCAGTTATGTCGGTttaaacaaaaggttttgtggTCATTGGACACAGAACAGACTCGAAATGAAAACATAAGGTGCATAGCTTCTATGGCTACAAACCTGCATCCCATAAATTCGCTTGAATGGCCATTTACCATGATACTTGACAGGGCCAAGGTTAagtaattctttttctttctctctatCAACCATGCAGTGGTATCGACAGTCGCTCTGACAATCCAATTTTTTCCACTGTAAATATAATGGTTCTTGAATGTACCATGGACGACCAACAAGTTCTCCGTCTGATGAAAAGGTACAATGCGGAAAACATTTCGGTCCAATACAACCAGTTTCCTGGCATTGACTTATACAACGCCTGATAACCAAAACAAGAAATAATTACAACATGTTTGGATTTACTGATTTGAGTTTATCAACAAACATAACTATGTATGAGATTTTTGGGAGAGTTTGTGGATTGGAAACAGCTTATGACATGTCCATAAGTTGTTTTCAGATTTTGTCCACAAACTCACTAagatagcttatagtttatataaaaacaatttaacGTTATTTTATCTTTTCTTATAGAAATAGTATATAGATAAGAAATAATGTTATAAAAGCTTAATTAAACTGTTTATGGAAATAAGGCCTCGGAATGggaaaatccaaaaataaaataaaaaataacataatataTTAATGTATGAAAAAACCACAAACTTCACTCACaaccaaataaaaagaaaaaactgACTACCAGAGAAGTACTTTGTTAAGCGTATTGGTACTGGGTACATACATACCCGATAAGCGTATTTCTCTGTCTTACAAGAACTCGTGTTTTAGTTTAGAAGTTAAAAACTAATATTAAATATGTAGTCAAGCACAAGATCTTAAGTAGGATCGGTTGGGTTCGTTTGTAAAACTTGGATCGTTAGCACGACTCGTAAGATCCTACTGAACGGAAAAATGGTAATTTCATATATACATTTGTACACAAACATACACAAAAACATGAAAATTTTAATTCAGACCCAAAAAAAAAGGTCCAGCAATTTTTTTACTAAGATCTTGCTTCAAAAAACTCAATCTTGACCACACCGGTTACAAAAAACGATCTTTCTCTGATCGTAGCACTCTAAGACATCTTTCATCTTGACAAAAACGATCTTACGATCCAGCACTCGGTCTTGACTACACTAATTTCCTGATAAGACACACTACACTACTACTAGTAGTACAAATACAATATtggtttttcaaaatcaattggaTATGCTACTTCTGTCCTTATATAGGAGTTTTTGAGAAACTTCTTTGTCCTTTTTCTAAAACCCCTTTTCAATTTTAATCACATCAATCATTTCATTACCAACATACTCCTAGTATACCTAAAAATAGACACAGTGTATGAGCTTTCTTAATTTCTCTTCCTATCTTTAGGAACTGAGACAGTACCATGTTAATAATCAACAACCATCAGCAACCATATTCAGCTTCAACCTATGATGATGAATTCTGGAAAACCCATTATCTCAAATCAAAATGTCAAAACCCTCACCTATGTTTGTATCTACCAAACActtccaacaacaacaataatgatgCTAACAACATGTTTGATGATATGTCTCAAAGAAAGCACCAAAAGAAAAGATTGGAGATAAGTATAAGTACCTATAATTCGGATCAGCATCACCGAGACTTGCATGAATTATGTTAACACTCGAAGAAAGCACCAAAAGGA
Above is a window of Vicia villosa cultivar HV-30 ecotype Madison, WI unplaced genomic scaffold, Vvil1.0 ctg.000538F_1_1, whole genome shotgun sequence DNA encoding:
- the LOC131629220 gene encoding uncharacterized protein LOC131629220, with protein sequence MDPMRLFSFLLVLSSSVNIIHASLGDADPNYRRCISQCQETGCIGPKCFPHCTFSSDGELVGRPWYIQEPLYLQWKKLDCQSDCRYHCMVDREKEKELLNLGPVKYHGKWPFKRIYGMQEPASVAFSALNLAMHFYGWISFFILLYYKLPLKDGKKAYYEYAGLWHFYAVLSINSWFWSAVFHSRDVDLTEKLDYSSAVVLLGYSLILSILRSFNVRDEATRVMVSAPLIAFVVTHVMYINFYKLDYGWNMIVCVAMAVTQLTIWAVWAGFSNHPSRWKLWLVVIAGGFAMLLEIYDFPPYEGLLDAHAIWHATTIPLTYIWWSFIRDDAKFRTTKFLNKAK